From Hydra vulgaris chromosome 07, alternate assembly HydraT2T_AEP, a single genomic window includes:
- the LOC136082617 gene encoding uncharacterized protein LOC136082617 translates to MNNGEKCDRKWLMFSESTGCVFCYVCKLFSTNYDNVFVKSGFYNWKKAKQTIFGHENSKEHIQCMIKWIEFIKQNTHVDEYMVSQIKREFNYWSAILNRIVAVIRFLAGRGLAFRGHNEVIGSSNNGNYLGMLELLTQFDPVLKQYIETFANKGKGNVNYKTKTICEELIDIMSQKVLTHIITEIKKAKYWGIIVDSTPDISHVDQLSVIFRYYLNGYVYEQFFVFYKVKATTVNL, encoded by the coding sequence atgAATAATGGCGAAAAATGTGACCGAAAATGGTTAATGTTTTCTGAATCCACTGGATGTGTATTTTGTTATGTTTGCAAGTTGTTTTCAACCAATTACGACAACGTATTTGTCAAAAGTGGCTTTTACAATTGGAAAAAAGCTAAACAAACTATTTTCGGCCACGAAAACAGCAAGGAACATATTCAATGTATGATTAAGTGGATAGAattcataaaacaaaatactcaTGTCGATGAATATATGGTAAGCCAGATTAAAAGGGAATTTAATTATTGGTCTGCAATCTTAAATAGAATAGTTGCGGTTATTCGTTTTTTAGCCGGAAGAGGTTTAGCATTTCGAGGCCATAATGAAGTTATAGGATCGTCAAATAACGGAAATTACTTAGGCATGTTAGAACTGTTGACTCAATTTGATCCAGTTTTAAAGCAATACATTGAGACTTTTGCAAATAAAGGCAAAGgtaatgtaaattataaaactaaaactatttgtGAAGAGCTAATTGATATTATGTCTCAAAAGGTTTTAACGCACATTATTAccgaaataaaaaaagcaaaatactgGGGAATTATCGTAGATTCGACTCCTGATATTTCTCACGTGGATCAACTTTCTGTGATATTTCGTTATTATCTAAATGGCTACGTGtatgaacaattttttgttttctacaaAGTAAAAGCCACGACGGTAAATCTTTGA